A segment of the Fibrobacter succinogenes subsp. succinogenes S85 genome:
CTCATTGAACGGCGTATAAAGCGCGTCATCATCGGGCTGCTTTACATGCATAAACGTCTGATAGTTCAAGTCGGTTATGTTCGTCCGGAATTTTACCTTCTGGCGAATCCATTCCGCACACTCCACTGCAATCGCCTTCTGGTTCAGCTGGTTGCGCAACTTCAATTCAAATTCACTACCGAACAGTGAACGCTCGCGAGAAGACTGCTCTTCGTTGAGTGCTTGTTCTCGTGCGTTACGGGAGATGTCAAATTCTCTACTTTCTTTTGAAACCTGCTTCTTGACAAAAGTCCTTGAAGTAAAAATAAACCGCAAGGAATCAATCTTCCAAAGCTCATCCTTTAAAGTCTCGAACGCATAAAGCGAAAAACTAGCCGCAGCAATCGAAAGTTTTGAACCAGGAATAACAACTTTACGAAGGTCATCCACGACCTTCTCCGTCATATTATTAAAAAACTTCTGTTCCATATAAAAATATTCACCACATCAAGCGGTACAAAAGTGAATATAGACTATTATAGGAACAAGTGCAAATTTGAATTTACGAGAAAAGGAAAAAAGCCGCTATAATAAAAAAATTCTCCGGCTCCCTCCAAAGCCAGAGAATGAAATGTTGTACCTAGTGCCGGCGCATTTTACTCTACATATTTCTTAATCAGTCTTACCATCAAGTTAGCGAGTCGTTCCACCTTGTGGTCCCCCACAGTAGCCTTTATATGAGAATTGCCAATGCCGCTATCATCAGTGAGGAACACATACGTGCCGCCCGTTGCAAGGTCAAAGAATCTCAGCATAAATTCAGTATCCTTGTCAACACCGCTTGCCGCCACAGGGATCAATTTGATACCGTTTAAAGCAAAAAGCGTGATGGACTTCTGGAGACTTTCGATAACGTCATCCTCATGATGCGCAGGCGCATCGAGAATGAGGAACGCAACGCGCGCACGGGCCGATTCATCCCAAGAAAGTTTCTTCAGCGTAGTTTCAAGCGCAGAGTGTACAGCTTCAGGGTAATCGCCGCCATCTTCAGCATTTTGTTCCGCAACGTAATCCTGAATCACGGACACATTCCTGGAGAAGTCATGATGACGAGTGAGGTAATCATCGCCCTTGTCGCGGTAGAACACTGCAGCCGTACGCAGCGGGATATTGCTTTCCGAGCTCGCATGGTCAATGATATAGCTGAGGTCCGATTTGAGGAACTTGATCTCATCTTTCATTGAACCTGTCGCATCTACGATAAATGCAACATCGGCACTGGCTTTGGGGCGCTTCACGTTCTTGTGCATAACAACGTTCATGTTGAGTCTTTCATCGCCTCTAGAAGTAATCTGAACTTGCTCCTTGATTAGCTTGCCATCGACAATCAACGTGAGATCCCTCGCCCTGACTTCATCGAACTCGCCATCCATCAGGCCAATCCAACAATAGGCACGCCCGGTATTATCTGTCTTTGTAACAAATTCAACCTTTTTGCCATTGAGGAGAATGACGGAAACATTTGCTGCACCTCTGCCATTTTGGTCTACCACTTTGACGGCTACAAGTTTCTTCGGGAAGAACTGCCAGTAATCGGTTTTATCACTGAAGTTTTCGTCATTGATGATATCGTCCCAGAAATACCAATGTTCCAAATCGTTCCACTCGCCAGCGGTGAGGAGTCCCGATCTACGTTCATTGGAATCGCCATAGCGTCTTCTGGATTTTCTATACGTAGATTCGTCATCACGCCATTCGCCACGGTCTTCACTATCTGACATCAGATAAACTTCGCTAGCCGAAGCTTCGGCAAATTTATGGCTTGCCCTCGGTGCTGACTTTGCTTTGACCGACGACTTTCTAGCGACACTTCTTGACTCAGAAAGTCGCGAGGTGCTCCCGGCCATCAGCCCGGCCAATCCGTCACCGATTCCGCCAGAGCCTGCAACACCTTCGTTAAACCCAGCGACGACTTTTCCGCGGCGGCCACCGAGAGTTGCTTTTCCGGTCGTGCGTATACCTTCTACTTTTTTAAGAACTTTATCTATATCCTTTGAGTATTTTGCGTCAGTCGGAAACGTCGCGGGCTTTGATGATGAAGCCAACAACTTCAGCGCACCGCTCGAAGGCGCGGCCCTCTTGGCCTTTACCTTCTCTCTGCCTCCATCTGACAATTTGGAACCGTCAATAGTCATCGTAGTCGTCAAGGCAACAGCGGATTCACTTACGAGTGAAACTTCGTCTTCTTTGGACTTTTCGACTTTTGTTTTTTCGGTTTCTTCTGGTTTGTTTTCTTCGCCACAATTCATGCAGAACATGGCACATGCTACTACTGCGATTAAAAGGAATTTGTTTTTCATGATGTCCTCCTTGTTTTCTTTCAAACTAGCACATTCAATTTCGCGAGACCAACAAATCGGCATCGAATCTGGATAAATGTTTTTTACGTTCTGCAACGAAAAAATTTTTTCATAAAACCATGAGTCACCGCGATTTACTATAATTTGGAATATGCCAGAAAAATTTTCAAAATGGGTCGCATGCTGGGGCAACGCCACATCTATCACCGACCGCAAAGAAGCGACTTACGCTAAAGACTTGACTCTCCGCTATCCGATTCGCGCTTGCTTTTCAGGGAGCAAGTTGCGTTTCCATTTTTCAAACCTCACGGGTACAGAGTCCGTACAAATTTGCGAAGCATACGTTGCAAAGTCCGCGCAATCCACAAACACGGCCTACGCACCAACAACAATTACTTTCGGCGGAAAGACTTCTGCAAGCATTCCTCCAGGCGAAGAAATTCTGAGTGACGAAATTGCATTCAACGTGACCGCGGGCGAGACATTTGATGTAAGCCTTTACTTTGCAGATTTCACACAAATGAACGCCGGCACAGCTATCACGGGCCCGCTTTCTGGTGGCAAGTACAGCTACGGCAATTTTGCAAAGTCGGCCACACTCCCCGACGACCTCACGCGCAAAACGAACTGGATTTATTTTCTCAACACAATTGACATTTTCACTGAAGAAAAGAACTTCGCACTTGTCTGTTTTGGCGATTCCATCACGGCACAAGATTGGCCCGACTACCTCACGCTCCGTTGCGCACGAGAAGGTTTCAACAACGTTGCCATCATCCGTCGCGCTGTGAGCGGCACACGCATCCTCC
Coding sequences within it:
- a CDS encoding SGNH/GDSL hydrolase family protein — its product is MPEKFSKWVACWGNATSITDRKEATYAKDLTLRYPIRACFSGSKLRFHFSNLTGTESVQICEAYVAKSAQSTNTAYAPTTITFGGKTSASIPPGEEILSDEIAFNVTAGETFDVSLYFADFTQMNAGTAITGPLSGGKYSYGNFAKSATLPDDLTRKTNWIYFLNTIDIFTEEKNFALVCFGDSITAQDWPDYLTLRCAREGFNNVAIIRRAVSGTRILREYSCITYAAYGLKGATRFPIEMNVAGARTVIVQHGINDIIHPVGVEVNKFRPWSDMPTADDLINGVRSLYITYARKLGLKIYSGTLLPIYGWRTYNENRDIIRTAFNEWLRTAPDFDGCVDFDKAVRGHDDPKAFAAGFDSGDHLHPSAKAYEAMAECVPEELLK